The DNA region GGCGTTGATGGGCTTCTTGTTGCGCTCGCGCTCGATGTGGGCGAGCACGGTGCCGGGCTTCTCCTTGTAGGTTCCCGTAACGCCGGCAACGGTATCGCCAGGCTTCAGTTCCGGGAATGTAAGCACGCCGGTATGCGGCGTGTAGACATTCTGTTCCTCGTACGGGGAGGCTTTGAGCTCTTCGAGGAGCTTCGTGATGTCGAGCACTCGATCCTCCCGTGCTTAACGGTAGTAGAGGTTGCGGCCGCCCATGGTGAGCAGGGCCTGTTGGAGATTGCCGCGCACCTCGCGGCGGTCCCAGATGCCTTGGATGTGCCCGCGGGACAGGGCCCGGTACGCCTTGTGGTAGTCCGGGGGAATGTCCATGCCCGTGGTCTCCTTGATGACGCCCGGACCGGCAAAGCCGATGTTGGCCGAACGGATGGAGAACTGGTACGGCGAGCAGCCCAGAAACGACGCCACAGGGCCGGCGTAGGAGTTCGTGTCGTAGAGCACGAGGTAGAGCCCGCCGGCGTCGATGTAGCGGCGTATGGCCATGGTGCAGCGCGGCATCTGGATGACGCCGTTGACGCCTTCCTGGATGCGGATGCCGGCCGTGCCGTGCACATAGGCCAGGAAGGGAAAGTGCTTCTTGCGGGCGCGTTCGGCCGCACGATAGAACTTCTCGCCCTCGGCCGCGCCCACGGAGCCGCCGCGGAAGTCGGCTGTAAGCATGGCCACGATGAGCTGGATGCCGTCGATGCGGGCCTCGAAGGTCTTGCAGGCGCTTTTCAGACCGGTCTTCTTCTTGGCCTGCTCCAGCTTCTGGGCAAATCCTTCGTAGTCCAGCGGGTTCTGCGACTCGATCTCTTCATTGAACTCATAGATCGAGTTGGCATCGAAGACGTTGTAAAGATACCAGTGGTACTCCATGCGGAAGTGGTGGCCGCAGTAGCTGCACACGCCGGCGAAGTCGCCGTACAGGTCCGGCGCCCAGAGATCCAGGCAGCCGTGGGTGGCGGCGTTGGGGCAGCTTATGGCGCGGTCCTCGCGGGCTTTGGGGCTCACGTACTTCCAGGCGCCGCTCTGCGAGCCGTTCTCCTCTTCCCAATAGGAAAGCTGGGTGAGCTGCTGCTCCTTTTCCGGCGGCAGCGCCTTGGGCTTGGAGAGCACGTTCCTGAGCTTGTTCACCGGCGTCAGCACCCGGTCCCACACGTACGAAACTTCCGCGCCGACCTCTTCCACGGTGCGCCGCACTTTTTTGGAGTGCTTGCGGAACATGTCGTACTTGAAGAAGGAGTACACGGACCAGAGCATCTCGTACGCCGAGGAGTGCGCCCGTTTCCACGTGGGCCGCGGATCGAGGAAGGCCTTGCGGCTCATGTTGCCGAAGCGCTTGTAGCGGCGGACCAGCAGGTCCTCGCGCGCATTGGCCGACAGGCCCCAGCGTACGTACAGGCTCTCGGCGTCGGTGCGTGTGGTCTGCATGCGCTTGCGCCGACGCAGGGCCCAGGCGCGGAAGAGCTTGATGCCGCGGACCTTGAGCACGACTTCGTCCGTGGCGCTGATGACCTCCTGCCGCAGCAGCTTGAAGAAGTCGTAGTGCTCGGGACGCGCGCCCAACGGAGGCTCGGGCACGATGCGGTCGATGTAGCCCATGCGCTTGTTGTCTTCGGCAGTGATCTTCAGATTCCTGGCCGCGTTCTCGATGAACTCCACGGGAGCGCGCTGGCCCTGGCGGATGCCGGACTCGATGGCCGCGGCGCCCTCGGGCGAAATGACCGAGTAATAGCCGTGGGAGAGCATCAGCCTTTTGTCGGCCAGGCCGATGGCCTCCGCGCCGCCGGAGCCGCCCTCAGAGAAGACAGCGATGACGGGCACCTTGAGCGAGGCCATCTCGTAGAGGTTCTTGGCGATCTGCTGCGCCGCGCCGGGGTAGTCCTCGATGGGATAGGAGCCGGGCGTGAAGACGTAGGTGTGGATCGGAATGTTCTCGGTCTCGGCGACCTTCATGTAGTGCAGCGCCTTGGCGTTGCCCCAGGGCTTGACCGATCCGCCGTTGCGGAACTCCTGGCCGTGGCCCTTTTCCTGGCCGATGACCATGACAGGCTGGTGCTGCACGCGGCCGCGCATGCGCCGGGTGATGTAGGCCCGGGCGATGAGCATGGAGGGGTCGATGGAGTACTCGTCCTGACCGCCGATCTCGGTGTAGTTGTCGTAGACGTTTTCCAGGATGTCCTTGAGACAGATGCGCTGGGGATGGCGGACGATGCGCACCTTGTCCATGGGGGTGAGCTCGCGTTCGAGCCTGTTCTCCTGGAAGGTAAAGAGGTCTTCGAGGGACGCGAGCTCGCGCACCTTGTCCGGGAACGCCAGGGTAGGCTCGCGCTTCAGGAACTCGTCGAGCTTGGTCTTGAGGAGCTCGATATGCTCGTTGGTCCTGTTCCCGAAGATATCCTGGATGTATCTGAGTCGCTCGCCGAGGAGCTGGAGTTTCTTATCGGTATCCATGGTGAATCGTATTGGTACGGAAGCGCTAGAATTCCAGCAGCTCGTCCGTTTTTTCCTTGAGGAAGGCGAGGTTGGATTTCAGGGGCCGGCCTTGCGCGTCCTTGCCTTCGAGGACGAATGCGTCGATGAGCTGCTTGCCGCGGGCCTTGGCCTGTTCGAGATCCTTGCCCCAGACAATGGCCAGCGCCAGGTTGGGGTCGTACTCCGTGGGGATCTCGTAGGGGTCGTCCGTGGGGACCTGGGTGTAGACCTGGAGCCAGTCGTGCTCGGGCCAGCCGTACTTCTCGATGCGGCCGATCCACGGCGCGAACTTGTTGGCCGGGTCCTCGGCGATGATCCGGTACTCGATGCCCACGCCCTCGAATGTGATGTCGGACTGAGTATAGCCCATCTCGTCGCCCAGACCCAGACGAATCTGCTCGGCAATGAGGTCCACGTTCGGGTCGCCCTTGATCCGGGAGATCATGGCGGAAACGCCGTTCTCCACCTGGATGCGGGTGTTGACCTCCATGAGGAAGGGCTTGCCCACGGGAGTGACGATCCACTCCCACGTGCCCACAGAGTCGTAACCCACCTTGGAAGCCATCTTCAGGGAGTGGTCCACGATGTCGTTGAGCACCTTGTTGCCGTTGAAGCGGTAGGAGATGGAGTCCGGCGCGAACCCGGGGGCGACCTCCACGCGCTTCTGCCGGCCCGTGGACTGGATGGTGCAGTTGCGGGTGCCGAAGTGGACCGGCGGCTCGCCGGTTCTGCTGGCCAGCACCTGCACTTCGAGGTGGTTGAACTCGTGGACGCGTTGCTCGATGAGCACGCCCTCGTCGTTGAACTGCCGCATAGCGTAGTTGCGGATGCGTCGGTACACAGAGCGGAACATGTCCGGGTCGTGCACCTCTTCGATGCCCATGCCGCCGCCTCCGGCCGAGGCCTTGACCAGGACCAGGGGCTTGTCGATGCCCTGCTCGGCCTGGAAGGCGAAGAGGCTTTCGGCGATCTCCTCGGCTTCAAGCTCATCGTAGATGGGCTTGTCCGAGCCTGGGACCGTGGGCACCTCCAGGGTGCGCGCCAGGCGCTTCGTATTGATCTTGTCTCCCAGGTCGCGGATGACGCGCCAGGACGGTCCGATGAATATGAGCTTGCGGTTGCGCTCCGTCACCCGGCGGGCGAATCGGAAGTCCTCTGCAAAGAAACCGTAGCCGGGATGCACTGCGGTCGCGCCGCTGGCGTCGGCCACAGCCATGATCTCGTTGGCGTCGTGGTAGGAGGCCACCCGGTAGAGGCTCTTTTCGCCGCCCTTCTCGCGCGCAAGGCGCACGTGGCCGGACTGTGCATCCGCCTCGGTGTACAGGGCCACGAAATCGTGTCCGAGCTTCATGCAGGCGCGCATGATGCGCACCGCTATCTCGCCCCGGTTGGCCACCAGGACCTTATGTCGTGAAACACTCACAAATCGTATCCTTACAAGAATTGGGTCAGTCGTTGTCGGGATCCTGGCTGGATTCCCGAGCGCGCTTCTGATTGATCATCCGCTTCTGCGTCTCGAGAACGAGCTTGTCCAGCCTGGCTTCGTTGCGCGGGTCGAGCTCCTCGAAGCTCACGCCCACCTGCCCGTCTGGCAGTAAACGCTGCACCTTGGCGTACAATCCGGAAACATAGGACTGGTCCTCCATGAACACTTCGCATTCAAAGACCTCGCCCCACTGAAAGCTGCCCTCGGACGCCATAATGCACATGCCGACGGCGCTCAGGTCCCGTGCTGGATAGCTCTCCTCGCGTTCGGGGATATACACCCGAAGCCCGTGCACATTCACGCGATATGCGCGACGCTTGTTGTCGCGATCCGGAACGTTGAATTTAAACTTGTCCACGCGGACCTCTGCCGGGAAATAGAGCCGTCACGTCCGGCGTCAAGGGTTACCCACCCGTTTTTCGAGCACAAACTCCACCCGCCGGTTCTTGGCGCGGTTGTCCGGCGAGGTGTTGGGATAGATCGGGTCCATGTCCGCCAGACCGGTCGCCGTCATCCTGCTTGCTTCCACGCCGTCCTCCAGCAAAAGGCGCAGCACATTGACCGCGCGCATTGCGGAGAGCTCCCAGTTGTCCTTGAATCGGCTGTCCTCCGGGGGCGGCGTGTTATCGGTAAATCCGCGGATGTCGATATGCTGATCGTTCCGCTGGATGAACAAATCCTTGAGCTGCGACAGCACCTTGCGGCCTTCGGGCGTAATCTCGGCCTTTCCCGGAGCAAAAAGCACCCCGGAGGGCAGGCGCAGGGTAATGACGCCTTCGTCGAAGACCGCTCCGATGACGCCTTCGAGCCCCTTGCGGTTCATGAAGGTGCGCATCTCGGTGTAGACCTTGCGCTGGTCGGCCAAAAGCTGGCGCTGGAGCAGCACGGACTCCATGATCGCGCCCTCTTCCTGCTCCACCCGCATGTGGGTGGCGGTCATGCCTTCCCTGCCCAAGGCCTGGCGCACCGCAGTAAATGAGTCGGTGAAGCGCGTCAAGTCTATTGTGGACATGGAGTACAGCAGCACGAAGAACACGAGCAGGAGCATGCACACGTCGGCGAAGGTGACGATCCACTCATCTGGCCCGTCATTGTCTTCGTCGATCCCCACTCCTACCGGGAATTCATTGTCTGCCACCGGAACGACGCTCCTTGGGTGAAATGAACGAGGACAACTTCTCGTAGACCAGGCGCGGGTTGTTATTTTCCAGAATCGACTTCGCGCCCTCGAAGATGATGTTCAGCTGCACCTCTTCCTGCAAGGTCCTGGCCTTGAGCTTGCCCGCGATGGGAATGAACAGCAGGTTGGCCATGAGCGCGCCGTAGAACGTTGTCAGGATGGCCACGGCCATGGCCGGCCCAATGGACTTTGGATCATCGAGCTGGGAGAGCATCTGCACCAAGCCGATGAGCGTTCCGATCATTCCAAAGGCCGGCGCGTACATGCCCAGGCGCTTGAACACGGCGATGGACACGTTGTGGCGCCGCTTCATGGTCGCGATCTCGATCATCACCGTGTCGCGGATGAGCATGGGGTCGGCGTTGTCGGCGATGAGCTGGCACGCCTTCTTGAGCAGCGCGTTCTCGGTCTTGATCTTCTCCAGGGCCACCAGGCCTTCCCGGCGGCTGATCTCGGCGATGCGCACCATGGTCGAGACCACTTCCTGCGGCTTGACCTTTTTAATTCCAAAGGCGCGTGCGCCGCCGCCGAACGCCTGGAGCACTTCTTCCAGGGGAAATGTCACACAGGTAGCCGCGAACGTTCCGCCGATGACGATCATCAAGCCTGGAATGTTCACGAATATGGAGATGGACCCACCGAGGAAGATGGCGCCGAGCACCAGTGCGAATCCTACGATGATTCCAAATAGCGTTGCAATATCCATTGTCCGTGCCTAAGCTTGCTCCGCCTGCTGCGGAGGAGTTATGCCGAAGCCCGGGTATGTCCGCAGCTTCAACGACCTGTGCATCCTCTTCAAGTCCTTCCCAAAATCGCCCACTGCGATGGGAAGAACCTTTAACTTCCGGGGTGGATTGTATGCAAAAACCTGAAAAAGTCCAGGAAGCCGTAGAGGTTATTCGCGCCATGCCCCAGGTGCGCCAAATGCCGCGCCTGGGTCTTGTTCTCGGCACGGGTCTGGGCGGAGCAGCCTCTGCTCTGAAAACAGATTATTCCGTGCCATATGAGGACATTGCAGGCTTCCCTACCTCCACCGTGCATAGCCATTCCGGCCGTCTTGCCTTCGGCTCCCTGGCCGGCGTGCCCGTTGCCGCGCTCATGGGCCGCTTCCATCTGTACGAAGGGTATACCCCCGAAGAGGTCGCCTTCGGCGTGCGCGTCCTGGCCGGCCTCGGCATCCACACCCTGGTGGTCACCAACGCGGCCGGAGCCCTGAACCCGCTATTCGACGCCGGCTCCCTGATGGCGGTTACCGACCACATCAACCTGACCGGGACAAGCCCCCTGACCGGCCCGAACCACGACGCCTGGGGGCCGCGCTTTCCGGATATGAGCCGCGCCTACGATCCGTTCCTGGTCCAGGCCGCCATGGACGCCGCCATGCGCATAGGCATCCGTCTGGAAAAAGGCGTCTACATTGGCGTTCGCGGTCCGCAGCTGGAAACGCCGGCCGAGACGCGCATGCTGCGCGCCCTGGGCGCGGACGCCGTGGGCATGTCCACGGTGATGGAGGTGCTGGCGGCCCGGCACATGGGCCTGCGGGTGCTGACAATCTCGTCCCTGACCAACAAAAACCTGCCCGACTGCATGGCCGAGACCAGCCTGGAGCAGGTCGTCGCCGCGGCGGAAGCATCCTCCCAAAATCTGGGCAGGCTGCTCGCGGAGCTGGCGCCGGCCCTGGACACCCCGAGTCGCGGCAACGATGCTGCTTAGCACATTTTAACCTCGACCCCAAACTCCCAGCGCAAACAATTTGCTATTGTCTTAAATGCTTGCATACGCGCATCCTAACCTTTCTTAAGGTTGTGCCATGCGCTAGAACTTCGACTCCGGAATCTTGAGGATCACCAGGTCCGTGAGCCCGAAGCGCTTCTTGAGCTCTTCCTTGATGTCCTTGGTTTCCTGCAGCTTCTTGCGCGGCCCGATCATCACCCGGTACCACAGCCCCTTGTTCTTGACCTGCGAGGGCACCACATGGGCGCGGATGCCGCGCTTCTTGAGATCAGCCACGCGGTTCACGGCGCGGTACTCCTCGCGCCAGGAGCTCTCCAGCACGGCGTAGACCATACCCGGCTCGGCAATACTCGCGACCCTGGGCCTGGTCGCATTGTGCTGCTGCGATTCCGCTTCGGCTGTGCCTGCCTGGGTCGCATTGTCCGCGGCCGGTTTGGGAGCTGCCGGTTTGGGCGCGCTCATGGCCGTGGCGACCTGCGTCGCGTTGTGGGGCGCATTACGAGGCGCAGTCGCATTCGCTCCAGCCGCCGTGGGGACGACCGGCTTGGGCTCAGCCTTCTCTGGCTCGGCCTTCTTGCGTTCGGCGATTTTAGGCTCAACCACCTGAGGCACTGCTGACCGGTTGGCGGAGATGGCGCTCTGAGCGGCCCGCTCCGCCGTGGCGTTTTTCGCGGCTGCTGCGACGGTGGAAACTTGCGCGGCCGCACTTTCGCCGGCCTGCCGCGAGGGTGCAGGGGAAGGCGCCGCTGTCGTATTGGCGGGGCTCACCTTCGAGGCGCTTGCGCTCAAAGATGTCGCATTGGCGGAAGTCGCGTTGGCCCTGTGCCCGGCCAGGCTGGCGTTGCCCGCTGCCAACGTGCCGTTCATGTCCTCAAAGCCGGGCGACTCGATGACCGTCACAGAGCCTTCGTGGCTCATGTTCAGACCGGACTCTTTGGTGGGGCCGGCAGTCTTGTTGCCGCCTTCGACCTCCAAGGCCTCTCTGGTCGCATTGGCCTCCGCCTGCTGTGATTTTTCTGTCTGCGCCGCGGCGGCCTCGTCGGCTCGGACGGCCGTGGCTGCGCGTGCGGCCCGCGTGGCATTGACGCTCCTGGTGCCGTTCGTGCCCAGGATGTATCCGGGAATCCGCCGTTCCTCCACCACCTCCCAGCCGTCACCGGTTTTCTCCGGAGCCTGTCCCGCGCTCTCCTGGTTGGCGCTCTCCTGGCCGGGTTGGCTCGTGTCCGGAGCGAGCGACTCCAACCGCCCCAACGGTCCTGCTTCGGCATCGGGAGCGGCCACGGAGGTCTGGGGCTCGTCCTTACGCTGCTCTTTCAACAAGGCGGCGCGGAGAAAGGCGCGCTTCATGGTGGCGTCGGCCAGGACCCTGTTGTCCCCGGCCAGCTCATAGGCGGTCTCGCTCTCGGCCTTGGCCTGTTCCAGCTGCCCTTCCAGCTTGTAGATGACAGCGAGAAAGGCGTGGGGCACCCAGTTCTTTCCGTACAGCTCGGTGGATCGCTCGAAATAGACGCGGGCATTGTGGAACTCGCCCAGCTCGAAAGCGGCGAAGCCGGCCCCTTCCTGGGCAAGCTCCCAGTCCGGGCTCTCATCGATGGCTAATTTGAAATGCCGGAACGCCGGCTTCCACTTCTTGGCGGAGAAGTAGGCGTCGCCCTTGCGCCAGTTGATGACCGCCGGCGAAGCGCCCTGGGCCAGCGCAATATCATACTGCTCCAGCGCGCCGTTGAGCGAGCCGGCCTTGAGATACGCCAGCCCCCTGCGCTCGGCGGCCGTGGTCGGTTCCGGCGGTGCGAGGGTGTTGGAAGCGGATCTGGCTCCCTGGCACGCAGTCAGGCCGAAGGCGGCAATGGCGAGATACAGCAGCAACGCCGCACCGCGGCGGCCAAGGAACGTGGTCATGCTCGCACTCTCCACACAATATCCACGCTACTCTGCAGTAGTGGGCCGGAGCTTGCTCAAGACATCGCGCAGTTGCTGGAGCGTCTGGGCGTCTGCATTATCGCCGAGCTTGTCGGCAAGCGCCCCGGCGCGGCTGGCCAGATCGTCCACCATGTCTTGCAGCATCATCTCGCGTACGTCTCCGGGCAGCGAAGCCAGCTTGTCCAGCTGGGCCTGCATGTCGTCCACCCGCCCTTCCAGGGCCTGGTTCGCGTCATTGCTGGCAGTCACAGCGCTCTGCACCTGGGCGGCCATGTCCTTCTGGCTGGAGGACAGCGTATAGTACACACCGCCCATGCCCAGGATGGCGATAAACGACACGATGAGCGCGAGCCATCCGATGTCGCGACGTGCCTTGATGCTGCCCGCCGACTCCGCCCTGGGGATGACACCTCCGGCGCTGCCGGGCTCCTTTTTCAACGGGACCACTTTCTCTTTCGCGGAATCCATGGCGTACCCTCTGTAAACGCTGCGTAAAAAGATATTGGAATGTATGGCAATGCAACAGCATTCCACAGTAGACCGTTGTGCAAGATACTCAAATCTCAAATTATTCTCAAGTATTTCTTGAAATCACGGCAAACTGCGGCCAATTCCCCATCGTTATTTATCCATTTGATCTTTATCCTTTTTTTGTATACAATAAATTCATGGGAGAAATATATGACCATCACACCATGCGCCGAAGCAGTGTGCGAAGCTGCGCACTTTCGCCCTGCCGAGGGCCTGTCCGTTACCAGGTCTCTCAACGTCCTCACGGGTCAGACTCGATGCATGGATACCGCTCGGCCCGGCGTAACCGGGTAGATTCACAGGACGCATGCTTGAAACAAACAGCTACAACGTCCCGTGTGACGGGCGCATGACTTCCGGAGGTCCTCGCTGTGGGACGCACCATTATCCATATTGATTCAGACAACGAACAAGCTGCGCGTAAAATTGCCGCCGAACGATTCAGGCTCTCGCCGGACTCAATCCACATCGAACCTGCCGGGCAAGACGTGTTCGCCGCCTCGGTGAAGCTTCCCGGCCCGTTGACCGTGCGCATGGACAAGGACCTGCTCGAAGCGCGGGTGGACGCATCCCCCCCGGAGCCGGGCATGCGCGCCCCTTCTCGCGCCGAGATCATGAACATACTCGCTGCCGCGGGCATCAAGATCCCGCCTAAGCAGGTTTCGCTGGAAACTCTCATGCAGCGCCTTGCCCAGGGCGAGGCCGTGCAGAACCTGCTCATCGCCGAGGGCAGGCCGCCTCAGCGCTCCCGTGACGGCAACATAACGCCGCAGGGGGACTGGAGCTTCCCTGTGGTGCCGGGCGACGACATCGGCGTGATCGTGCCCGCAGAGGATGCGCAGCCCGGCATGCTCGTAACCGGCACAGCCATGC from Oceanidesulfovibrio marinus includes:
- a CDS encoding carboxyl transferase domain-containing protein, which encodes MDTDKKLQLLGERLRYIQDIFGNRTNEHIELLKTKLDEFLKREPTLAFPDKVRELASLEDLFTFQENRLERELTPMDKVRIVRHPQRICLKDILENVYDNYTEIGGQDEYSIDPSMLIARAYITRRMRGRVQHQPVMVIGQEKGHGQEFRNGGSVKPWGNAKALHYMKVAETENIPIHTYVFTPGSYPIEDYPGAAQQIAKNLYEMASLKVPVIAVFSEGGSGGAEAIGLADKRLMLSHGYYSVISPEGAAAIESGIRQGQRAPVEFIENAARNLKITAEDNKRMGYIDRIVPEPPLGARPEHYDFFKLLRQEVISATDEVVLKVRGIKLFRAWALRRRKRMQTTRTDAESLYVRWGLSANAREDLLVRRYKRFGNMSRKAFLDPRPTWKRAHSSAYEMLWSVYSFFKYDMFRKHSKKVRRTVEEVGAEVSYVWDRVLTPVNKLRNVLSKPKALPPEKEQQLTQLSYWEEENGSQSGAWKYVSPKAREDRAISCPNAATHGCLDLWAPDLYGDFAGVCSYCGHHFRMEYHWYLYNVFDANSIYEFNEEIESQNPLDYEGFAQKLEQAKKKTGLKSACKTFEARIDGIQLIVAMLTADFRGGSVGAAEGEKFYRAAERARKKHFPFLAYVHGTAGIRIQEGVNGVIQMPRCTMAIRRYIDAGGLYLVLYDTNSYAGPVASFLGCSPYQFSIRSANIGFAGPGVIKETTGMDIPPDYHKAYRALSRGHIQGIWDRREVRGNLQQALLTMGGRNLYYR
- a CDS encoding biotin carboxylase N-terminal domain-containing protein, giving the protein MSVSRHKVLVANRGEIAVRIMRACMKLGHDFVALYTEADAQSGHVRLAREKGGEKSLYRVASYHDANEIMAVADASGATAVHPGYGFFAEDFRFARRVTERNRKLIFIGPSWRVIRDLGDKINTKRLARTLEVPTVPGSDKPIYDELEAEEIAESLFAFQAEQGIDKPLVLVKASAGGGGMGIEEVHDPDMFRSVYRRIRNYAMRQFNDEGVLIEQRVHEFNHLEVQVLASRTGEPPVHFGTRNCTIQSTGRQKRVEVAPGFAPDSISYRFNGNKVLNDIVDHSLKMASKVGYDSVGTWEWIVTPVGKPFLMEVNTRIQVENGVSAMISRIKGDPNVDLIAEQIRLGLGDEMGYTQSDITFEGVGIEYRIIAEDPANKFAPWIGRIEKYGWPEHDWLQVYTQVPTDDPYEIPTEYDPNLALAIVWGKDLEQAKARGKQLIDAFVLEGKDAQGRPLKSNLAFLKEKTDELLEF
- a CDS encoding PilZ domain-containing protein produces the protein MDKFKFNVPDRDNKRRAYRVNVHGLRVYIPEREESYPARDLSAVGMCIMASEGSFQWGEVFECEVFMEDQSYVSGLYAKVQRLLPDGQVGVSFEELDPRNEARLDKLVLETQKRMINQKRARESSQDPDND
- a CDS encoding OmpA/MotB family protein; translation: MADNEFPVGVGIDEDNDGPDEWIVTFADVCMLLLVFFVLLYSMSTIDLTRFTDSFTAVRQALGREGMTATHMRVEQEEGAIMESVLLQRQLLADQRKVYTEMRTFMNRKGLEGVIGAVFDEGVITLRLPSGVLFAPGKAEITPEGRKVLSQLKDLFIQRNDQHIDIRGFTDNTPPPEDSRFKDNWELSAMRAVNVLRLLLEDGVEASRMTATGLADMDPIYPNTSPDNRAKNRRVEFVLEKRVGNP
- a CDS encoding motility protein A; amino-acid sequence: MDIATLFGIIVGFALVLGAIFLGGSISIFVNIPGLMIVIGGTFAATCVTFPLEEVLQAFGGGARAFGIKKVKPQEVVSTMVRIAEISRREGLVALEKIKTENALLKKACQLIADNADPMLIRDTVMIEIATMKRRHNVSIAVFKRLGMYAPAFGMIGTLIGLVQMLSQLDDPKSIGPAMAVAILTTFYGALMANLLFIPIAGKLKARTLQEEVQLNIIFEGAKSILENNNPRLVYEKLSSFISPKERRSGGRQ
- a CDS encoding purine-nucleoside phosphorylase translates to MQKPEKVQEAVEVIRAMPQVRQMPRLGLVLGTGLGGAASALKTDYSVPYEDIAGFPTSTVHSHSGRLAFGSLAGVPVAALMGRFHLYEGYTPEEVAFGVRVLAGLGIHTLVVTNAAGALNPLFDAGSLMAVTDHINLTGTSPLTGPNHDAWGPRFPDMSRAYDPFLVQAAMDAAMRIGIRLEKGVYIGVRGPQLETPAETRMLRALGADAVGMSTVMEVLAARHMGLRVLTISSLTNKNLPDCMAETSLEQVVAAAEASSQNLGRLLAELAPALDTPSRGNDAA
- a CDS encoding SPOR domain-containing protein; the encoded protein is MTTFLGRRGAALLLYLAIAAFGLTACQGARSASNTLAPPEPTTAAERRGLAYLKAGSLNGALEQYDIALAQGASPAVINWRKGDAYFSAKKWKPAFRHFKLAIDESPDWELAQEGAGFAAFELGEFHNARVYFERSTELYGKNWVPHAFLAVIYKLEGQLEQAKAESETAYELAGDNRVLADATMKRAFLRAALLKEQRKDEPQTSVAAPDAEAGPLGRLESLAPDTSQPGQESANQESAGQAPEKTGDGWEVVEERRIPGYILGTNGTRSVNATRAARAATAVRADEAAAAQTEKSQQAEANATREALEVEGGNKTAGPTKESGLNMSHEGSVTVIESPGFEDMNGTLAAGNASLAGHRANATSANATSLSASASKVSPANTTAAPSPAPSRQAGESAAAQVSTVAAAAKNATAERAAQSAISANRSAVPQVVEPKIAERKKAEPEKAEPKPVVPTAAGANATAPRNAPHNATQVATAMSAPKPAAPKPAADNATQAGTAEAESQQHNATRPRVASIAEPGMVYAVLESSWREEYRAVNRVADLKKRGIRAHVVPSQVKNKGLWYRVMIGPRKKLQETKDIKEELKKRFGLTDLVILKIPESKF